Below is a window of Poecilia reticulata strain Guanapo linkage group LG8, Guppy_female_1.0+MT, whole genome shotgun sequence DNA.
TAGCCAACGGCCACTACTTGGCATTGGTGCCGGGTAACAGGAGACCCATAGATCCGGCACTAGCAGAGCATTTCTCCAGAATCGCACCCCCTCCTTTGGCGCCCAAATCCAGCACTGAGAGCAGCTACATAATTGAAGAGCAGCTGAGGAGGATGGAGCAGCACCGTCAGGAGCAGGAGAGACAGAAGAGGCAGTGGCTGGAGGAGGAGCGGCTCAGGCtggagcagcagaagcagctggagaagCAGCGCCGAGAGCTGCTCCAGCTTcagctgcagcaacagcagcaggagcacCGTCACCGCAGGCAGGTTCTGCAGTggcagctggagctggagcacCAGTACCGCATGCAGCAGAAGcagatccagcagcagcagcagctgaggagGAGCCCAACCGGCGTGATGCTGTCCCCATCATCTGGCCTCTGCACCATCTACGAAGCCATGGAAACCAGCGACGAGGAGGACGAGGTCAGGGGGGAGCCGAACAGGAACATTCTGGTGGGACAGAGGAGGATGCTGCCTTCCCAATCCGTCTCTCAGGGCTTCCAGAGGCCCCCGCGTCAGGTGGCTCCACACGACCTGGAATGGAACAAGAAGGTGGACATTGTCCAGCAGCTCATCAACCAGTCCCTGATGCTGTCCAGTGATGGAGGGTGCCCCCCTCTCCTGCTCCTACCCGTAGGGACCGGGGGAACCCTAAGCCCGCTGAAAAGCAGCATGTGGCCCAACCTTCCTCCACAGTTCAGCCCTCCTACGGCTACAGTGACCTCCGTCAGCAGCTACTCCCCAGACAGCCGGGGCAGCTCCCCAGCTGGAGACTGGACCGTGGTGGAGGTGGAGACCCAGCACTGACTCTCCTCATCAACTCtgactctttttgttttctaacttcacaaaaaaaaattaaatactgcCAAAAGTATCACTTTACTATTTATCATAATACATCATCattggggaaaatatttttttgtttaatctaaaTCTGATTTCAGTGTGTAGTTTCAACACACAACCATTCAAACTTgaatttctgatgtttttgtacTGGTGTGATCCCTGTAACCCACACAGACATGCACTGTGTCCTTGTTCTGCATCATGTAACTTTTACACAAGAACTTAATGGCACTCTGGTGTTTTACTGTGAAAGGCACTGTAACTACTTTAAAACATTCCTGTGTTGTAGTCTCTCGTATATCGTTATAAGAATCTAAAACCAAACACAGTGCCTTGCTAAAGTACTTatacaccttgaactttttcagaacGGAACAGTGACAAAAAGTAAGCCATGAGGATCCTCATGTTCAATTTGCCACAAGCCACGTTGACAACACAACCAATATGGAAGAAAGAAGGCACTATGGCCAGttgaaaacaaactttcactttttaaactgcACATCAGCCAGAACGCATAATTTCTAATATAAAATCCTGTGGCAACATCTTGTTATGATGTGGGGGAGGCTTCAGCAGGGGAACAGAAGTTCGTCAGACTTAAACGGAAGATGGATTAAGATGAAGAGCGAATTCTCGTTGGAGGTGGCAATTGGTGCCAATGTGGCAGCTACATTGGGACGGTCGATACCAATGCATATTCatatgttagaatggcccagtcaaagtttagaGCTGAGAATTGTGAGCTAGACTTGACAATTGCTCCACCTGAATGTTCACAATCCAATCTCACTGAGCTGCAGTGGTTAGTTACACTtctctgggtttttcttttcttttttttttttttttttacatttttcatcttccttctacttcacactTAGGCATTACTTTGATCTCATCTCTGCCACTTAAATATATTCAAGTAAAAACTTGTACAGTGATGcaaagtggaaaagttcaaagtgtGTGAATACCTTTGGAAGGTTGTGTATTGGTCACCCTCAAGAATGAGGGATTAAGCTATGACAAGTTGCACTAAAGCCAAATGTTATGTCTTCCAATGTCCTTTTGCAGGTAAGTCTTTATACAATTAACAGATTAatatatttgtgaattttttttattctgaattcCTAATATATACCCCCTGTATATCTAAGGGGGTGCATTGGGGAAGTCTTTATTTGGTCCCTAGCTACACTTTTCTTGCTAAGTACCCACAGTGACTTCACTGGACGACCAGTCCTTAACAGATCCGTCAGTCATGGAGGAAAGCCGGGGAGGAACAGGAGAAAGGAGCTCCTTGTTCTACTCAGAGGAAAGACTTCAAGGGTGACGGGCAAAAGGGTAAAGGGGCGgtgggggggtgagggggaCATTCATCCGCCCTCTTCCCTCTCACATTCCAGGATCGTAGCCTCATTTCCTGGGTCGGTCAGTATTCGGGGCGTCTTGGAGGGTACAGATGATGTCATGGTGGCAGAGAAAGAGGATGTTATGAAGTCGGTCCGGATGGGCACCACGCTGGTTTGATATCGATAAGAACTAAAACCAGGTTTAGTTTAGTCACctcatttgtattttctgtacAAATATCTTcctttgatgtgttttattgtgattgGTACAATTTAGGAGAAATATGTTTGATAGTTATACAAACACAGGCCAGTAAATCCAAGCCTGATGTGTTGTTGGAGAAAAAGCACCTGTTCTCTTTGTTTACTCAAGGTAGGTGATTTCAGTTAGAAATATCAGAAGGAAAcactgacacctgctggtggCATGTGTGAAGCACAACACAAGACTTTACGTCAAACCGattttatgttggttttcaACAGCCTGTTGGTACGATGCACTTTTCAtaagtttaaaaagttatataaataatattaaattaatatttgaaagataaaattaaaagcaaGACTTTGTTTTCTAATCTATTTATACTCCAATTATTGTGCATGACAAATCAGATTGTGTAAAGAAGTATGCATTTCCCTGCTCTTGTATGCTGCTACATTTGATAGAAGTTTTTACCTATTTTACCACAACTCTGCTATGTTGCATGCAAATATACACCCATGTTGTTCAGGAACAGCACAGTGCCTGAagctccttttctgtttttgtctattAAACCTCTTGTATTGCTACTGTTAATATGAAATGTGACCGTTTACATGCTGTTGTTTCTGTGAGAGTTAGTCGTACTTTGTGTCGTGAATAATTTGCATGGTGAAGAGCTAAAGTCAAATATGCTATGAAAACTAGACAAATACATCGACTGTCtcattaaatgcattttctcacatttgtgTTGTTCACTGTGGTGCATTTGAGTGACCTGGACTTCCTGTCCGtactcaaacaaaaaagaattggctttgttttgttctagATCTCAGTTCAGTTAGTAGAACGCTTTTCCTCTCGCATGTGTAGTTCCTCAAGGGTTAGTTCTCCCTCCCCTGATTCTAATCAGGGGAGGGAGAACCCCTGATTCTCCCTCCCCTGAAATGGAGGGAAACCAAACATTTCCCTCCATTTCTTGGCAGATGATCTACAGTTTTACATGCCTTCCAAATGCAAGCATTTCATGTTCAACTGTAGAACTACTTCTGCTAACCATTAGCAGTTTGGTTACCTAGTTCCtttatgactttctttcaaTAATGGCAGTCTTCTTGGTCATCTTTGAAGGCGTCTTTGATTAATGGAGTATCTCCTAAGGATATCTGTGCATAACGGGGGACAAAATATATGctacacttttcacatttgtatTAGTAACCATGCTAATTCAAAGATAAACGACAGAAAGGTAAATAAATATGTGGAAGTAAAGCTTTTACAtccatattttaataaatgtaatgtttcaaaataCCTTCACTGAATGTGTGAGCTTTCTTTTGCCTCCTTTTGCAATTTCTCacataaattaatcaaaaacaatGCATTATTCTTCATGGTTATGctcctgctttgtgttgatctgtgtCAATgttccagattaaaaaaaattaagtttgtggttgtaatgtcacaaaatgtgaaaaatgtgcatACCTGTCTGTCTCAAAGCTGATTTTCAGCGACCACATTTAGTCATTACAGTGGTTCacaaacattcagtctgtttcaTAATGAATAAATGGCCGTGTGGGACCTGGTGAATCCGCTCTCCATGTTTATGTGTTGGTCCCAGTTCCTCCTCTGACCGGATCCTGAGACACAGAGGTCTTATTGATCCGTCTTTACTCTGCGAgccaaataaaactttcattCACGAAAGCAATGTTGTCATTTGCTGGAGTACCACAAACGTATCAGTTTTAGTATCATTGAGTAATTAACTTGAATAACTGGAACTTTTGCTTCATTGAAAGTGTttagaaaggaaaatatttcaaaggatGAAACTCTGAAATGTTGGTTTTAGACAAACGACACATTCAAGTAAGGTTGAGACAGAGGAACGAGTCAACTGTCTGAGTCGACTGTGACAAAGAAGAAGCTCTGTATTGAAACTTTCAGGAAGCACAGCCAGTTTCTCTCTGGCTCCACGAACGTCAGGATGGACCTTCACTCGGCACACGGATGAATCGGCATTCTGCAATGCTGTTCTGAACATTGGCAGCTACTTTCACAGTCCAGAcctgttttatttaactgtttatcatatttttaaatacaaaaggaCACCTAACAAATTTCAGATCACATATTCAAAATCTTACACAATTTCTACATATTATGCATcattgaaagttttaaaaatgtgccagGGAGTTTCAGAAGTGAACAAAGAGTAAATTACATTTGAGGCGCTGCAGAGGTAAGGAGGAACCGATGTTCTGTTCCCATGTGGAAAATTAAGAAGGGACTTAAACATCTAAACCTTTTCAAAAGAGCCAGTAGAACCTATTCACAGTGGTTTCTGCGCAGCTCTCTGGTGTGATTTACGCATCGGTGTAACAATTATCATGGGTTTTGTCTTAATTCCCCACATGGGAACAGAACATCGGGTCCTCCTTACCTCTGCAGCGCCTCAAATGTAATTAACTACTCTTTGTTTACTTCTGAAACTCCCTGGCACACAAATCTCCAATTCCTGCTTTTCCATCCCTTTACTCAACACTGCAGAGAGGACCTGTGTGGCCTGCTTTTCAAGGCACCGGGTCCTCTTTTGGACGTTCTGAAACCGTCTGTGTCTCTGAGCTGAATGTCTCCAgtgatagaagaaaaaaaacgtttaaaaaataatgaaatctgGAGGTCTGATGCTCCCGTTCTGAAAAGAAAGATGCAGTTTCCAAGCATCTTCCCAAACACTTTGATAaaattagcaaaagaaaaaaaaagacctaatAGAAATATCCTTGAAAGGCAAGATAAATACAGAGACGAGTCTTCTCTCCAGATGAATTTTCACTTTCAGTCACCTTTATTTGGCGTAATGGAGAACCTTCCcactttgggaaataaaaagcgCTCAACtgaaaaagtcaatattttctcTGGATATGTGAACGTTCCTCCCTCACTGGTCGGCGTCATTCTGACGACACTCCAGACAACAGATAAACGAACGCCTCGAACAACTCTGCATCCATCTCAGGGCTCAACACAGAGGAACAACAAACTGGTGAGTATAAACTTTGGACTCTGTTACATGTATGCATTTTTGAAtagctgttttaaaacaaaaaaaactctttcaTTGTGATAAAAAGCTAACTAAAACTCAGTTTGCTAAGGCCAGGAATCACTGATTGGTTAGTTCTAGTCATAAgacaaaatgttgactttataAACTAGAATTTATAAGAATAATTCAAGAAAAATGAATAGAGTTTGCAGGTTTTtcttacaaatacaaatcagaggcattttttaaactttcatgtTAATTTCAACTTTTATTCACCTTCTGAAACCACATAAGGGACTCGGCGTTAATAACAGAACACTGACGTATACTGCGATTCTTAGTATGTTACAAAGATGTAAAGACAATTATCctaatgaaggaaaaacatttttaggtgcagattACAGTatatttagctaatatttaaaatagtttggtctgtgatggactggtgacctgtccacaGTGGACCCTCCTTCTCACCCAGTGACCTCTGGAGGGAGGCATCAGCCACCCTACAACACTGCAAAGATGAGCAGCATAGACAGtaaatagatatttaaaatagtttttatgagAGAAACCTTTCAGTTATAAACGTTCAAAATGTTACAGATGTCTACTTTCACAGCTTTGTGGCTCATAGGTCAGATCCACAAATAATTCAACTATATGCCGATgactcaagtcttttttttcaaaaacttgaaaattacGAGTGGACTTGTATTCTAGaccaacaagaacaaaaatgtattgtttcaGATTGGGATTTGTttattgaacttttaaaatacagaCTGAATTAACTCAGTCTGTAATCTCAAAGGAAAAGCTTATTGGCTAAAAGCTTCACTCCTCTGTGAGTGAGATTAACCCCACAGGAGTGTAACCAGCCTGAAGAGAGGCCTTCAGTCAAGGGAGGCTGAAAACACTGTTTGCAGATTCGCAAAGGGACCACGGCTAAATAAAGGTCTTCAATAAAGGAGAACAGACCCCCTGGTGATGAGGAGTAACCACAGGCTCTGGTCTCAGTGGCTCACTGCTGGAGGCAGCTCAGGTGTCATGGCTTTAAGACAGTCTTTAAGTTTCAGATCGTCTGCCAACATTTCTAAAGCTTTGAAGAAAATCTTCAGAGAAGCTCGTGTTCCTACTTGTGAGAAAATACACAGATAATGAGGACAATGCCCGGATCAGTGCTTCTCAATGCCGGTTCTCAAGGACCACTGACCTGCCTGCTTTAGGTGTCTCCCTTCTGTCACAAACCCGTCTTGAACAGGCTGGTGATTAACAGGTTTCTGTAGCACTGGATGGCATGCAAAGGAGCTCATGTAATCGTTTGAATCAggtgttctggaacagagacacgtctgaaacatgcagggcagtggtACCTGAGGATCGGAATGGAGAAACACCGGCATAAATTACCCTAATGTATTACATCAGCTTatcaacatttagctttatttgCTCTATTTCCCATTTTAGCACCATTTGTTCAGAAATTGCTTGAGAAACAATTGCCTAGCTCTAGATCAGGAGTGttcaactccagtcctcaacgTCCAGTGTCCCGCTACTTTCagatgtgtccctggtccaacactCTTGAGTCAAATGAATGAATTACCTCCTCCATATGGAGTCAAGTTCATATGGAGGACCAGATTATTTTagtcaggtgtgttgaagcagagacacatctaaaagttgcaggataccAACCGTCAAGGTCTTGAGTTGAAGAGACCTTCTAACATCATCTAACATCATTGACTGTCTGTGTGCAAAGAATGATCTTTGCTGTTTAAATCTGAGAGTTGGTTCTCTTTTATGCTCCTATGAAAGGGTGGCGCCTGTAGAAGAAGCCCCTCAGGTGTCTCAAGCGTCTTCTTGTTCAGGGACTCAGGTTTCCCGGAGGAGAGCCCACACAGACACAATAACAAGATAACAGCCGGAGGAGAGGTCCTGTCGGTGTTTGTAACATGTTTTTAGTGTCTGACGGCTCCCTCTGCAGGGACTTTGTTCCTGTTGAGATTCAACTTCTCAGAGATCACAACCCAAAGGAGCTACTAAAGAACATCATGTCTGAAAAGACAGTTTGGAGTTTTACTCAGATGGCTTAGAAAATGGAGCAAATCTTCAAGTTAACTCTGGCCTTCAAAGGAAATATCATTCTTTTGATCTGTCACTGTATAAGTCAGAAGAAAATCATgctttttctctgcttcttcctTTTAGGGTCCTTGTTTTTGCTGGTGAACATGGAGAGATACACCTTGCCTCTTAATTCAACCTCTGTTCCTGCACAACTCCCCTATAACACCACAGTTTATATGAACGCCTCTTTCAAACCTTTCAGTGTGTTTGAGGGCTGTGACATGTACATCGAGGCAATTCTGTTTGACCTTACCTTTCAGGCTATCAACGTAGTAGTGGGAATACCTGCCAACCTCCTTGTTATTGCGATTCTCATCCACAATCGCAAAGAACCGTCCACTTCGGACCTGTTCCTGGGCTGCTTGGCCTTCATGGATGCCTACTTTGGCAGCATGACGCCCCTCAGCTTCTTAAATCTTTACCTCTGGCAAAGCAAAGAGGTGTGGTTAGCGATTAAGTTTTCCTTCGGAGTAAAAGACACCAGCGGCCCGTTGTTTCTCTCTTGTATCTGCTTGGATCGATTTGTGGCGGTGCTCTTTCCGATTGCGTTTGGGCAGCTGAAGTCCATCAAGTACAGGTTGGGCCTCACCCTGCTGGTACTCTGCCTCACCTTTGCCTACTCTGCTGCCAAGACGGTGGGCGGTCTCCCCAACTTCGAGAAGGTGTTCACTGGTGAGGTCCTGGCAGCTTTCGCCTGGATGGTGCTGTGCAATGCAAGCATCTTATGGGTCCTGAAGAAATCCCGTGGCGTTGGGAAAGACGAAATGCACCCCATGAAGAAGAGGGCATTCAAGATGGTGCTCTCCATCCTCTGTATCATTGTGTTCAACTATCTGCCTCTCGTTGCACTGTTCCCATTCGAAGACCATTACACCTCTGATGTGTTTCGTTGCTATGTGCAGCCCGCTGGCTTCGCTTTTCTCAACATCAGCAGCACTATCCAGCCACTTGTCTACCTGTCCCGTCTGGAGAAGGTTCCTTTCCTCTCAGAAGCTTTTATTAAGAAATTTTCTTCCTGcatcagcagagagaaaagTAAAGAAGTCTCTGAACCAAAACCATCTGCTTAGATTTATATGAAAACAGAACAGCATGTCATCAAAGAGACTGGAGAAGATTCCTTAATAGGTTTAGATAGAAATGCAATGATAACCATGTTTACCATTTTAACTAGAAAGTGTAGCAACTTCATAATATTAAATGTATTGTCATGTGGTTCAAAGGGAAGTCAACTGTTTGGGTTGGGCGCCATCTtgtgtacaaaaataaaatacatctgaCAAGTTTTGAGTTGAATCTGCTGTATTCAGGGCATTTcgtatgtttttcttaattcattACATATGAAATATCAAAAAAGATGAAGCAACATATTTGGAAGTTCAGTATCGTGCAGGAGGACACTGTTGTTTCAGAAAGTCACCAATTGGTTTTCTCAACTACCCTCTAAAactaaagcacaaaaaataaacacaggtaAGTTAATCTTCTTCGAATAGCAACAGATAGAAAAGAGCAAATCTACAATGACAAAATACAATCAAATTTAATTAACATCTTTGCAGATAtagattttagatttattttttttgataacATGTATGTTTAGTTGGTTATATATATTGCgattttgtgattaatctgtcttttttttcttcactttccaTTGGGAAAGTGTTTATTAGTTTAGTTAGTGAAATATTGCTTCGCTTTTATAGCATCCACAGTGATGCTCCCAATTGAACGCctagccgtttttttttttttatttccacaagcTAGAATTTTCTAAAATCCTCTGTGAAgatttaaaactacatttcttcttgaaaaatcaaagtgaaatttAGAGTTATTCATCCCGCTCTTCTCAGGGGCAGAGTTTGCTTATGCATTGGGCCGGTTCTGGTCTAAAATACTGCTTTAAACAAACAGTGATGGACTCCACGCACCAGCTTTCGccgactttttcttttaatgctgTTTTCATCCTGacatcagacacacacacgcagcagaGCTTTAATGTGATCAACAAGTTGCAGCAGGGGGCGCTCGGCTgccgcagtgaggatttccagcTGAATCAAGCTGCGCGAGGAAGCCCGAGATCACAACATAAGCAAACtgtgaaattcaaaataaaatcatcatcattagttttatttataaaccgATTTAGCGCCAGCCACGACTAAAACAAACACCAGagataagataaaaacaagataaaggaaaacaacaaaacaaagtgacaaAGTTAAGCACACAACAGAgtagctgaattaaaaaaaacacaaaacataaagtagtaaaaaataaaatcataccAAAATCGTCAAGAAAGTCAAGTCACAGTTGGGTTGAATGGTAAtaagagaaaatatgtttttagaagagttgttgtttattatttcaaatatttatttcatttactaGAATTCTGAAGTACAACATATCACGACCTTTATTCTGAAGGTCCATTCCGGAAGTTGTGCTTGTGCATTCTGCTGGTTTGACCCCTCCCTCGTGCACTTACTCCCTTGCAGCATCAGCCGGCGGCTCCCAGCTCACCGCAGAGCCGAGCAGCAACGCATCGCCTCCGGCGGGGGGAATAACATGGCTCCAGGTAACCGCAGCGCGGAGAGTCCCGGCGAGTCCCGGCGGGGTTCCGGCTCCTGTCCTCTCCGACGATGAGCAGGAAGCCCCGCAAGCAGCCCTCGCTCCCTCCACTACCTACACTACCGGACTGCGTGATGCGGACCCCCCCGTCCAAGAGTTGACGTCCTGCCGCTTGGAGGTGATGGTGCCTTCGCCCTCTCTGCTCAACCTGCCGCCGCGCTCCAGACGTTCGGGATCTAAACACTCACCTGGACTTGCTGcttatttaaactatttttattctaatattgACGGACTTGAGTGGAAGATTTCTACTATGACCCGGACGGCCATAGCCTGAGCCTAAGATCATTGAAGTCATCTGATAGCTGGAGCTCATGATGGCCAACAACAACGAGCTACAGGTTAGTTTTccaactttgtatttttaaggCTGCGCTTATATCCAGTCAAAGTTGTCTATTTCTAAATACTTGAAGGgccttttaaaagttttagctCTTTAAACTTTTCCGACATCTCGACAGTAAAAGCCACAAAAGTCAATGTAAtctatgtgaaattaaaattaatctgtGGTTTCCAAAACCCACATCATTATACTTTGATCTAATCCATTTATCTGTAGTTTTTTGCTGTAAGGTTGTGGTTGTTGTCTTGAAGAAAGGTGAACTTCTGTGCCAAACTTTTACAATCTGGATCTTCCTGTGTCTGTTGGAGCAACACAAccccacaccatgatgctgccaccctcTGTGTTTCAGTCTGTGGGTGTTTTCATGGTGATATCATttgattttcttccaggattacTATATATTTTGCTCAATCCATCTTCCAAAACAACTCTTACCAGctcccccacagcatgatgctaccgccaccatgtttcagtgtggtgtgaattcatttcatttaatttattcatttatttaagcgGGACAATGCACACAAACATAGGACAGAACAAGTAAGTAATCTGAAATTTTGCATTGCATTtggatgtaaaaatgtttattatgcCCTTTATCttgaattcagtttaatttaaaaaatacttttttttgtctaaaaggGAAAGTAAACGTTGTAAATCTAATCATCCAGCTATCTTCAAAGTATCTTTGTGTATATTGATGCTGTGGGACAAAGAAGGACCTCcggtagcagtcagtctcgcATCGAATCTgaaaaggcctctgactgaagactgtcgCTAGCTCCGCTAACAGCTGAGTGTCCGGGGAGCCGAGACAatatcttcttttctttttttttttttacagttctgcTCCAGTTTATGTCGGTTGGCCACGTGAAATTCCAATAGAATAGATTTCCCACAAATTAAGtgttcagaaacagaaaattaagtGAATCGATACAATTTATTTATCAATTCACCATTACATATCCGTTAAATATAGTgacaaagttgctaagttggcaacacTGAGGTgacttttgttaatttttcaatCTGTCAGTCAGTCCATTCTCAAGAACGGAGCTAAAGGGGGCGGTGGCTGATTTTCACACCTTTGTtaaggtagataagatcagtttcTCATTTAACTATCAGCCAATCACCCAAAACTACAGCAATCAGGAccgattattattattattttattttttttggagcaTCCCCAATGCATTTTGAATCGTGGTGTCATCAGCGTACACACACAGTCAGCGGCGAAGAGTCTTTAAATGAGGAAATTtcttggaggggaaaaaaaaaaactgctgagttCACATTCTGATTGTGACTCCTCAGCAGTCCTGCTCCATCACAGATGTGTCGCACAGACAGAAATAGTCACAGTTGAGCCAACCGCGTTTACTTCCACCATCCCTCTGGAGGCAGGCCGGATCGGCCCGGTTGAACTGACTGTTCATCCTCAGGTGGAGTCGTGTGAAGCGTGCTGGTGTCTGATTTAAGGCTTCCAGTTACGCTGGTGTCACTGGAGGAGGTGAATGTTAAAAAATTCACGGCAGCGAGGCGCTCCAGAGACCTTTGACCCCCAGC
It encodes the following:
- the LOC108166519 gene encoding probable cyclin-dependent serine/threonine-protein kinase DDB_G0278487; protein product: MSNFSSAPLFHHHLFCLMHASLLDASSDPHCLTGDAKPSEVDEDYKWQTRTQEDNRNQNHSPGIPVANGHYLALVPGNRRPIDPALAEHFSRIAPPPLAPKSSTESSYIIEEQLRRMEQHRQEQERQKRQWLEEERLRLEQQKQLEKQRRELLQLQLQQQQQEHRHRRQVLQWQLELEHQYRMQQKQIQQQQQLRRSPTGVMLSPSSGLCTIYEAMETSDEEDEVRGEPNRNILVGQRRMLPSQSVSQGFQRPPRQVAPHDLEWNKKVDIVQQLINQSLMLSSDGGCPPLLLLPVGTGGTLSPLKSSMWPNLPPQFSPPTATVTSVSSYSPDSRGSSPAGDWTVVEVETQH
- the LOC103468354 gene encoding G-protein coupled receptor 183-like, whose translation is MERYTLPLNSTSVPAQLPYNTTVYMNASFKPFSVFEGCDMYIEAILFDLTFQAINVVVGIPANLLVIAILIHNRKEPSTSDLFLGCLAFMDAYFGSMTPLSFLNLYLWQSKEVWLAIKFSFGVKDTSGPLFLSCICLDRFVAVLFPIAFGQLKSIKYRLGLTLLVLCLTFAYSAAKTVGGLPNFEKVFTGEVLAAFAWMVLCNASILWVLKKSRGVGKDEMHPMKKRAFKMVLSILCIIVFNYLPLVALFPFEDHYTSDVFRCYVQPAGFAFLNISSTIQPLVYLSRLEKVPFLSEAFIKKFSSCISREKSKEVSEPKPSA